One genomic window of Meles meles chromosome 3, mMelMel3.1 paternal haplotype, whole genome shotgun sequence includes the following:
- the CSF2 gene encoding granulocyte-macrophage colony-stimulating factor — protein MWLQNLLFLGTVVCSISAPTSLPRPVTRPSRHVDAIQEALSLLNKSSDETAMMNEPVKVVSGMFDRQEPTCLQTRLRLYSEGLRGSLMSLKQPLNLMANHYKKHCLETPETPCATQTITFRSFKENLKEFLFNIPFDCWQPETTEAGSTRSQP, from the exons ATGTGGCTGCAGAACCTGCTTTTCCTGGGCACTGTGGTCTGCAGCATCTCTGCACCCACCAGCTTACCCAGACCTGTCACTCGACCCTCTCGGCACGTGGATGCCATCCAAGAGGCCCTGAGCCTTCTGAACAAAAGTAGTGATGAGACTGCTATGATG aATGAACCAGTAAAAGTCGTCTCTGGAATGTTTGACCGCCAG GAGCCGACATGCCTACAGACGCGCCTACGGCTGTACAGTGAGGGCCTGCGGGGCAGCCTCATGAGCCTCAAGCAACCCTTAAACCTGATGGCCAACCACTACAAGAAGCACTGCCTCGAAACCCCG gaaactccCTGTGCAACCCAGACTATCACCTTCAGAAGTTTCAAAGAAAACCTGAAGGAATTTCTGTTTAACATCCCCTTTGACTGCTGGCAGCCAGAAACAACAGAGGCCGGTTCAACCAGGAGCCAGCCCTGA
- the LOC123939266 gene encoding interleukin-3-like, with translation MNSLPVLHLLLLLLGLQAPQAQGRSLLTYQPQKNFKMISEIIDILNSSPSPAEETLDPNETNALLNTTLLRPNLDAFLNATKNFYSNESLIWKNLKEFLPLLPTPTPRGEPIYIENNWSDFQKKLKKYLEALDNFLNFKNRH, from the exons ATGAACAGCCTCCCCGTCCTGcaccttctcctgctcctgcttggACTGCAAGCCCCGCAGGCCCAGGGGCGGTCCTTGCTGACATACCAGCCTCAGAAAAACTTCAAGATGATCAGTGAAATTATAGACATCTTAAACAGTTCACCCTCGCCTGCAGAA GAAACCCTGGACCCAAATGAGACAAATGCCCTGCTG AACACTACCCTTCTGAGGCCAAACCTGGATGCATTCTTGAATGCTACCAAAAATTTCTACAGCAATGAATCACTTATCTGGAAAAATCTTAAG GAATTCCTGCCACTCCTGCCGACTCCCACACCCAGG GGAGAACCAATCTATATTGAGAATAACTGGAGTGATTTCCAAAAGAAGCTGAAAAAATATCTGGAAGCCCTTGATAACTTTCTGAATTTCAAGAACAGGCACTGA